TCCGCTCAGAAAAAAACCTTAAGTCAAGGGAAATAAAAGTATCTCAGTTTAATGACGATTTGATATCACCTGAGGACATAGCAATTGAAAAAATAGAGATAGACAAAGTTAGAAAAGTTTTGTCTAAAATGGATAAGCGAGATATGCTTTGTCTCGTGCTGAAACACTCAGGTTACAGTTATGAAGAAATTTCCATATCACTTGGAATAAAAAAATCGTCTGTTGGAGCAACTGTAGCAAGAGCCCATAAGAAATTTAAAGAGCTTTATGAAAAGGAGGTGTAGCACATGTGCTTCGATGAAGGAATATTGCAATCATACTTAGACGGTGAAATAGATGAATCACTAAAAGAACAGCTAAAAAAACATCTTGATACATGCGAAAAGTGTTCAGCCAAGCTTAATGAGCTTAAAAATTTAAATAGCTTTTTAGATAACGCCTTAAAGACGAGTTCCATCGATCTCAATGAAGCGTGGGAAAATCTAAATAAAAAGATCAATAAAAAAGAAAGAGGTGTATTTAATATGTTTAGAAAATACAAAAAATATATAGCAGTATCCGCTGCGGCAGCAGTAATTGCAGCATCAATAGCATTGCCACCTGTTCAAAAAGCAGAAGCCGAGATTTTAAGCTTGTTTAGACTTAATAATTTTAAAGCTGTAGCAATAACACCCGATGATTTACAAGATATAAAAAATAAATTCTATCAAGCAGGAAATAAAGAAATCGACCTAAAGCAGTACGGCGATATTAAAGTAATTGGTGACTATGGTTCATCCAAAGAAATTAGTAAAAACAACTTGGATAAAATAAAATCATATGTTGGCTACAATTTTAAAATCCCTCAAGATGTGGACAACTTCAAATTAAGAGACAGCATTTATGTAGAGAAAGGCCAAACTGTTGAATTTAAATTAAATGTAGATAAGATAAATAATCTAATAAAGACATTCGGAGGAAATAAGCTGCTGCCAGAGAACTTAAATGAAAAGACATTTAAAATAATTTTAGGCAATAGTGTGCATATATCTTCTATAGATAAAAATGAATCAGATTCTCCAAAAAATATAAGCTACGGACTTGATATAATGAAAACCCCTGAAATAATCGTACCAGATGGTGTCGATATTGAAAAAGTAAGAGATGCTGTCATAAATATGCCATTCATTCCAGACGACATTAGAAATCAAATAGCCAGCATAAAAGACTGGAAAACCACAATACCATTTCCTGTGTCAGATACAGATGATATAAAAGATGTTACTATAAACGGCAGCAAAGGAATTGTAATATCAAAAAAATTCCAAGGTTCCGATATTTTAGAGGTATATTCAAATCTTGCATTAAATGATAATGGTGTAATATATTTGTTCAGCGGAAACAATATTTCACCAGATGAGCTTATAAAAATAGCAGAATCAATGAGGTGATGAAATGATACTAGAGACTCAAAACCTTACAAAACAGTTTAATGGCAAAGGCGGATTTAAAGATGTAAACATCTCTATCGATAGCGGCATGGTTTTTGGATTTCTCGGTCCGAACGGTGCCGGAAA
The nucleotide sequence above comes from Thermoanaerobacterium sp. PSU-2. Encoded proteins:
- a CDS encoding RNA polymerase sigma factor SigX, producing the protein MFKILDSFKDIFEKYYFKIYRQIALIINDDDNAQDIAQEVFIKLIKNPPHNDENIGGWLSKVAINHALNFIRSEKNLKSREIKVSQFNDDLISPEDIAIEKIEIDKVRKVLSKMDKRDMLCLVLKHSGYSYEEISISLGIKKSSVGATVARAHKKFKELYEKEV
- a CDS encoding DUF2275 domain-containing protein — its product is MCFDEGILQSYLDGEIDESLKEQLKKHLDTCEKCSAKLNELKNLNSFLDNALKTSSIDLNEAWENLNKKINKKERGVFNMFRKYKKYIAVSAAAAVIAASIALPPVQKAEAEILSLFRLNNFKAVAITPDDLQDIKNKFYQAGNKEIDLKQYGDIKVIGDYGSSKEISKNNLDKIKSYVGYNFKIPQDVDNFKLRDSIYVEKGQTVEFKLNVDKINNLIKTFGGNKLLPENLNEKTFKIILGNSVHISSIDKNESDSPKNISYGLDIMKTPEIIVPDGVDIEKVRDAVINMPFIPDDIRNQIASIKDWKTTIPFPVSDTDDIKDVTINGSKGIVISKKFQGSDILEVYSNLALNDNGVIYLFSGNNISPDELIKIAESMR